In Spirochaetota bacterium, the DNA window AAAGATGCCCGACGGCTTCCGGGGCCGCCTCAATTTCGATCCCCGGAAATGCATAGGCTGCAAGCTCTGCGTACGCGACTGTCCCGCCGGGGGCATCGAGGTCACGAAAACCGGCGACCGCGAATTCGAGGTGGTGATCGACCTGGGCAAATGCATCTACTGCGGGCAGTGCGCCGAGAACTGCAACAAGGAAGCGCTCTCCTTCTCGGACGACTTCGAGCTGGCGGAGCTTGAAAACAGCAAGCTCGTGCTCCGGTACAATGTCAAGCCAGAACGAAAGCCTGTCCAGGAGCCTTGAAGGCGCGACACGCGTCGCGGTCCTGGGCGTGGGCTCCGAGCTGCGCGGCGACGACGGCGCGGGCCTCGTCGCGATCCGTGAACTTGAACGCATCTGCCCGGACCTCGTGCACGAATGTTCCCTGGGCGTCTACTGGGGGTCCACCGCTCCCGAAAACCTCACCGGCACGATACGGGATTTCAATCCGTCGCATCTCGTCATCATAGACGCGGCAATGCTCGGGCTCCCGCCCGGCGGCACGCGCGTAATCGCGCGCGACGAGATCGGCGGGGTTTCGTTTTCCACGCACCGCCTTCCCATGAACATTCTCATC includes these proteins:
- a CDS encoding hydrogenase 3 maturation endopeptidase HyCI; this translates as MSSQNESLSRSLEGATRVAVLGVGSELRGDDGAGLVAIRELERICPDLVHECSLGVYWGSTAPENLTGTIRDFNPSHLVIIDAAMLGLPPGGTRVIARDEIGGVSFSTHRLPMNILIDFISATLSCAIVVVGIQPSQTGLCCDVDPRVAAGARTLAGEIADALRAIPREQVDCT
- a CDS encoding 4Fe-4S dicluster domain-containing protein, with the translated sequence MKKPAAMTMQLLRSLFTKPATTRYPHEPSKMPDGFRGRLNFDPRKCIGCKLCVRDCPAGGIEVTKTGDREFEVVIDLGKCIYCGQCAENCNKEALSFSDDFELAELENSKLVLRYNVKPERKPVQEP